Genomic window (Notolabrus celidotus isolate fNotCel1 chromosome 15, fNotCel1.pri, whole genome shotgun sequence):
AATGTATACATTATTTCTAAACTACACTAATCGATTATAAATATACTATTTAATATTTGGTGGTCTTAGAGGATATTTTATCATACATGACGCTTCAGTAAATACATATGAACACATAACTATTTGTGTTTGAATCTATGGTTTGAACCAGACGTGACTGAATGTCACCTTATTTTCTAAAACTATATCTGCACTCGTCGTTGTTATATGTAATTGTTCAAACTACAAAATGACGTAACTGCCTGCTTGGGTACGGAAGCCCTGTTGGTCCAAAGTGTTAATAGCGATTCATTGACAGCACTCGGACGTAAGGACACCTTGTTACCTGCAGCCAGGCTCAGCAGTTGGACTCAGTATCCACGGTGAAATCGACATGAGAGTTTTAATAGGTTTGTGCATTTTTTAGAGGATTATGTTTGTAGAAAAAATGTTCGGAAAGGTCGATGTAACACAACGGTACAAGCTACCCGTAGACCAATGCTAGCATTGTAGGCAGTACCTATGGGCTTTACTCTTGCTCTTAACTGTAGCATTACGTGTTTTGTGCTCCATGTACAAAGATAATAGACTGAAGAAAAATAGTTTTGTGATTAGACCTGGAgaactgtctgtgtgtttaatcAACTGCTTTCCTCTGCTGAGTTCTTCAAAGTTATTCAGAGTCCTGTTTTGTAAGCATGTGTAGTACGCATGCGCAAAGGTCTGATTGTCATGTGCTGGTTGTTTGATAACTGCCGTCTTTCCCAGCAACACATTGCATCTTTTATTGTTTGTACTTACATCATAGTGTATAAAgattataattgttattatttggCAGTAAAATAAGGGAAAATagagtcttgtctgtgttttttctttcatacaAATTAACCATGACTGCTAATTGATGGAttctgtgttcttgtttttacaTGTGTAATTTCTCCACGTTGCCACCCTTGAAGGAGGGGGGTCTGGCTTTGTGGGTCGTGAACTAACTCGCCTTCTCAAAGCAAAAGGCCATGAGGTCACCATTATATCCCGCCAGCCTGGTCCAGGGAAAATAACATGGGTATGATCTCAGATTATTTCAGAGTTTTATACAGACTGCTGGAGTTAAGACTCCTGAAGGTTTATGCTGTAATGTGTGTCATGCTGTAATGTGTGTTGAATCTTTTGATTATCCTACTTTTGCTGCAATCCACATCTCCATACTTGTCTCTAAATCCAGTCTGTTATTAGCTCTTTCCTTCCTGTGCTTCTGCAGGGTGAGTTGGAGTCGAGCGGCCTCCCACCATGTGAGGGTGCAGTCAACTTGGCAGGAGAGAATCTGATGAATCCTCTACGCTGGTGAGAAGGAGAACTACTTACTGTCCACACTCTTTGTCCAGTAGCCTATATaataaaagtcaaaattttggGACACCTCTTTGGCCAGgtctgaaatgaaatgtttttctgaGTTTGATTTGGAAAACTCGCAAAGACAGCCATGCAGGGATCCCCAACTTCAACCTGACCTTTAGCATTTTAAGATGCTCTGCGgcctgtatttaaaaaaaaaagaggattgaAATAGAACTAAATTATGCTTTCATTGTACAAAACAGGTGTCAGTGAGGTTCAAGCTATATTTTTGAAATTGGATCTCCGCCTGAATTGTTTCGTATTTGGTTTCAGGTGGAATGAAAGCTATAAAAAGGATCTGTTCTCCAGTCGGATCGACACTACTAAAACTCTGGCTCAAGCCATTGCAGCTTCATCCAGTCCGCCTCACTCCTGGGTCTTGGTATCAGGAGTaggtgagtctcagtttaatcatgaaaatgtgttttactgTTAGCACCAAGTGTAATCAGAAGTGAAAACACTTTcccaccttcttcttcttttcccacAGCTTGTTACAAGCCCAGTTTGACAGCAGAGTACACCGAGGACAGTGAATGGACACCGTTTGACCTCCTCTCCAGACTTGTGAAAGAGTGGGAGGCTGCTGCACTTCTTCCTGAGACTGTGGCTAAAACCACTAAACAAGTGGTCATCAGACCTGGTATGCATGAAaagcacatttcactttaagttACAGTGAATCATCCTGGTCGTTTCATTTCAAGTAACCATGTGTTGCAGAGTCAGTGAGTTAGTTCTATTATACTGTTTAAGAACAACTGATGcattttttctgctttatttttccttttgcagcacaaatcattttattttgttgtatatAATTCTGCAGGGTCTTCTGTGATAAGTGAGGATGAACCTCTTTATGGTTGCAGTTCCACTTTTAGATACTTGTCACAGGAAAGAAATTTATAGCATTCATCTTTTCCCTCTGGCCAGAATCTAAAATTCTTATTCTGTCAAAgatatttttatattaatttaatataaaaatatctgtgatggaaataaaaagtaacaaaaatatTTGCAAAAGACGTACGAAAACATTAAAGATGAAATATTCATTTTGTGGAATTTTCCTCTTTTGAAATTGCATATTGTTAATGGCAATCATACTTTAGAGCTACTGTGAGGAATTTTCAACAGGTGATAAAACAGGCTTAAAATAGTATTCATgcttctttatgagctacagaAGCTAACAAGACAATGAGGAATAAGATTAATTTTTTCTGTGTAGTTATTTTGAATGCCTGAAGCTGACACTGTGTGGATTAGGCATCATAAGAAATGATGAAGTACACAGCTAAAACAGacatatttaaacatgtttcattttaaaagatCCTCGTGAGTGATATGTTTGAATATTGAAAGTAAGTGGGATGTTTTTATTGTCACGTGTTTGACAAATTCAGCATGGAGATAGGACGTACTGAAggtgccaaagtcaacacaaacaaaaaatatgtgAGCGCAGAAAATGTGGGGTCTATTTTATTTACTTCACACCCTGCTGAAGATCTTTTGAATTTTAGGAGGAGATAAATCAGTTTTACATCATCCCATAAACAATCACCTTCACTTATTGAATAgttacatttgtatttttatctttatctgAAACATTTCTCAAGATATCAGAATCAaagtagtggagtaaaaagtttATTCACCTTTCAGATGTAGTGAAGTAGAAATGTCAAAGTCCAGTACTTGGATCAATGTACTTAGTCTCTATCATTTCATCATTCCCTCCAAGCACATCTGGTCAGAAcgaaagaggattagggccactgaaaaaataaattaaaaattaaggtccaatatatttttttattattattctgaaggaaaaaaaaatcagaattctgagatcaaagtcagaaaaaaaacttaagcattctgagaaaaaagtcagaattctgagattaatgtcagaaaaaagtcactttaatctcagaattctgacttttttcccagaatgatattaaaaagtatatatttgaccttcattttttttttttcagttgcccTAATTCTCTTCCGTAGATCAGTCACTGTTTGCTAATGAATAATTGACTGTACCTCACTTTGGCGATCTGAAGTTGTAATTCGGATTGATGAGTATCCACTCCTCCCTTCATCCACCAGGGGCAGTATTGGGCCGTGATGGCGGTGCCATGAAGCAGATGCTGCTGCCCTTCTGGCTCGGTCTCGGGGGGACTCTGGGGTCGGGTGGACAGCCGTTTCCCTGGATCCACGTCTCTGACCTGGCTGGAATCATCGCCCACAGCCTGGAGCCCCCTGCTGACACCCCGACCCCTTCCCAACAAGTGTTCAACGGGGTCGCACCTGCACTGAACACCAACTATGAGTTCACTAAAGAGCTGGGCCGCCTCATGAGGAGGCCCACTATTTTCCCTGTGCCCGGCTTTGTTATGAACACCTTCATGGGCTCTGAGCGGGCTGTGGTCCTCACGCAGGGCCAGAGAGTCGTACCAAAGAGGACTCAGGAGGATGGATTTCAGTACGAGTACCCGGACCTGACCTCAGCACTGAAAGAGATTGTTGGGAGTTAACAGATATTGAAGGAAAAGTGTGCTTTACTTGTGACTTTACCTTTTTGAATATCTACTTAAGAGCAAAAATATTCGCAAAAATAACAGCTGGAATCAGTTTTTGTAAaagaatgtgtctgatgtttgctCGAGTCATATGAAACCAGTCTTTGGATCCGGTTGCAAAAACTGTTATTCTCTGCAGAGGGTCTGTTCAGCCTGTGCATTAAAACAGATCAGCAAAAACTCAGACTCAATGGACTATTTAAGGGTTAACTCTGGGACAGTTTTCAAGATGACTTTTGTAGTGTTCAGAGTTATTCAAAGGCGACAATGAGGGACAGAAAAATTGCTTGTGCCTAATAAATGGACTCAACTGTAGACGTCCTGATCACAGCAATTCAGTGGATTGGACAACAAGTGAGGGAATCTGGAACCTGGTGTGACTCAGAATATGATatgtaaaaaaacacaagattataaaatgagataaaataatCATCAactttcatttctgtgtttctgcctgAAAAGTTTTGTTCATGGttaaaaaaataccaaaatagTTCCCAGTGAAATCCAATGCTCCTCTGAGCACAGCATTAAAACTGAACATGGCATCGAGTAACCTCAAAAGGACataggtaaatctctttaacaGAGAACATTTTAACCCTGTTCTCCTTTACAAAATGCAACATATGATTAATTAACTTTCCACAGAGAAACATTATTTCACAATCATGTCATTAATGTTTCAGCAACAGAAAGTTACCacaaagatcagctgttctttaAGAAATGGGGATCTTTCAGTAAAGAGATATTGTCTCTTTGTATCATCTGAGTTTAGACGACGCGCTGAATCATGAAGAATGTGACTTTCTATCGCAGCAGGCTGtgtatttaaaatatgtataaaaatgGACTTTGATTTATTACAGGTTGTGCACAATAAAGTTTGGTGAGTGAAGACTTGGTTAAGGCTGTTTATTGAAGAATCAGGAAGTCAAATGAGTCAGTGTCTCAACATGTCCAGTAAAGAAATGCAGATGTTCTGTTGAGTCCTTGGACAGCCGTCTTATCTcagtttcatttcatgtttccaAAGTCTATAAAGTCGAAAGAGTGTCTATGTGCTCCCTCCTGTTTATTCATCACTCTGAATCAGCCTCGATCTCTGAATCAGCCTCGATGTCTTCATCAGCGCTCTGAGTGATTGGAACTTGATCTCCCCAGTCACTGCTCCGAGCACAGCGGTACACATCTCTGATGAGGGAAATTAAACAAGTTTGGATTATATGAAACTGGAAATTGTGAGCAGATTATTAACAATGAGGTTCAGTCAGCGTCCAGTGAAGGCAGGGCCAGCTTTCATTACGTTTtgata
Coding sequences:
- the sdr39u1 gene encoding epimerase family protein SDR39U1 codes for the protein MRVLIGGGSGFVGRELTRLLKAKGHEVTIISRQPGPGKITWGELESSGLPPCEGAVNLAGENLMNPLRWWNESYKKDLFSSRIDTTKTLAQAIAASSSPPHSWVLVSGVACYKPSLTAEYTEDSEWTPFDLLSRLVKEWEAAALLPETVAKTTKQVVIRPGAVLGRDGGAMKQMLLPFWLGLGGTLGSGGQPFPWIHVSDLAGIIAHSLEPPADTPTPSQQVFNGVAPALNTNYEFTKELGRLMRRPTIFPVPGFVMNTFMGSERAVVLTQGQRVVPKRTQEDGFQYEYPDLTSALKEIVGS